From one bacterium Scap17 genomic stretch:
- the brnQ gene encoding branched-chain amino acid transport system II carrier protein — protein sequence MTFALFLGAGNIIFPPQVGQGAGAEFWPAALGFLATGVGMPLAGIVAVAVIGGGLDKITSPLPKWAAAAFGVAIYLSIGPMFAIPRTGTVAFEMGMRPFIDMSAQSGLALHSVLFFGIATLIALSPGKLMDVVGKWLTPLLIALLALIALFTIIDPQGPLGPVSPEWAEAPFMTGFQQGYLTMDALASMVFGILIVSAIKARGITATADVTRYTLWAGAIAAICLAAVYLPLTYMGATSHALVSEAAKGELIPVYVEALFGDAGKLILALVITLACLTTAVGLLTSCGEFFHRLLPSVPYRLLVIVMAVASALIANLGLSTLINVSIPVLVTLYPLVLVLTLLSYLRPRLHDAPRVFAWTLGLTLLVSLLDGFEASGIDSLMAISHRIEPLLPLASMNLGWLAPALAGLIIGMLASRRDQTNLDPVLAAED from the coding sequence ATGACCTTTGCCCTCTTTCTGGGCGCAGGCAATATCATCTTCCCGCCTCAGGTGGGCCAGGGCGCGGGTGCCGAATTCTGGCCGGCGGCACTGGGCTTTCTGGCCACCGGTGTCGGCATGCCGCTGGCCGGTATCGTCGCGGTGGCCGTGATCGGCGGCGGCCTCGACAAGATCACCTCGCCGTTGCCCAAGTGGGCGGCCGCGGCCTTCGGCGTCGCCATCTACCTGTCCATCGGGCCGATGTTCGCGATTCCGCGCACCGGCACCGTGGCCTTCGAGATGGGCATGCGTCCCTTCATCGACATGTCGGCACAGAGCGGTCTGGCCCTGCATTCGGTGCTGTTCTTCGGCATCGCCACGCTGATCGCGCTGAGCCCGGGCAAGTTGATGGATGTGGTCGGCAAGTGGCTGACGCCGCTGTTGATCGCGCTGCTGGCGCTGATCGCGCTGTTCACCATCATCGACCCGCAGGGGCCGCTGGGGCCGGTGAGCCCCGAGTGGGCCGAGGCGCCGTTCATGACCGGCTTCCAGCAGGGCTACCTGACCATGGATGCGCTGGCCTCGATGGTGTTCGGCATCCTGATCGTCTCGGCGATCAAGGCACGCGGCATCACCGCGACCGCTGACGTGACCCGCTACACCCTGTGGGCCGGCGCCATCGCCGCCATCTGTCTGGCCGCCGTCTATCTGCCGCTGACCTACATGGGCGCCACCAGCCATGCACTGGTCAGCGAAGCCGCCAAGGGCGAGCTGATCCCGGTCTACGTCGAGGCACTGTTCGGCGATGCCGGCAAGCTGATCCTGGCGCTGGTCATCACCCTGGCGTGTCTGACCACCGCGGTGGGCCTGTTGACCTCCTGCGGCGAGTTCTTCCACCGCCTGCTGCCGAGCGTGCCCTACCGCCTGCTGGTGATCGTGATGGCCGTGGCCTCGGCGTTGATCGCCAATCTTGGCCTCTCGACCCTGATCAACGTCTCGATTCCGGTACTGGTGACGCTCTATCCGCTGGTGCTGGTGCTGACGCTGCTGTCCTACCTGCGTCCGCGCCTGCACGATGCGCCGCGCGTGTTCGCCTGGACTCTGGGCCTGACGCTGCTGGTCAGCCTGCTGGATGGCTTCGAAGCCAGTGGCATCGACTCGCTGATGGCCATCTCGCACCGCATCGAGCCGCTGCTCCCGCTGGCCTCGATGAATCTGGGCTGGCTGGCGCCGGCGCTGGCGGGGCTGATCATCGGCATGCTGGCCAGCCGTCGTGATCAAACGAACCTGGACCCGGTACTGGCCGCCGAGGACTGA
- a CDS encoding YqcC family protein, with amino-acid sequence MNPTEQPRDGEIAGNPYDELRALLARLEATMKAADLWRMDTPSPQAFMSAEPFCVDRMDMGQWLRFVFIARLDALCDARAPFPVKCEVAPAIEAWLKDARPERRVAMTEVVREIDTLVTTH; translated from the coding sequence ATGAATCCGACTGAACAACCCCGGGACGGCGAGATCGCCGGCAATCCCTACGACGAACTGCGCGCGCTGCTGGCACGTCTGGAAGCGACCATGAAGGCTGCCGACCTGTGGCGCATGGACACGCCATCCCCGCAGGCCTTCATGAGTGCGGAGCCATTCTGTGTCGATCGCATGGACATGGGCCAGTGGCTGCGCTTCGTGTTCATCGCCCGCCTGGATGCGCTGTGCGACGCCCGTGCGCCGTTCCCCGTCAAGTGTGAAGTGGCACCTGCCATCGAGGCCTGGCTGAAGGATGCCCGCCCCGAGCGCCGCGTGGCGATGACGGAAGTGGTTCGCGAGATCGACACGCTGGTCACGACTCACTGA
- a CDS encoding DUF1853 family protein gives MPIEPEAPPHASPGAAESSPPFAQWGDSPCATGCDLRRDCTHYSHPRVRDIAWLLSAPDLLQLARYPRPSLAALGLEDDRVRHRWLMTLEQAPHALEAAVNERRHYRLGHYHELLWQFVLAHAPGSRLLANNLRISQGKITLGELDMLYLAARDTAPTHLEVAIKFYLGLPEGPEAADSPARWIGPGGADSLAIKYQRSLKHQLPLAYTERGQQTISQALARQALTRQAGASETNSPLAEDPPAPLLAGQQLALPGCLFRPWQPDQAPADWLPPPRHCHPESARQAGWWISVSQFAAFCQTLEASPMHGGPLLGCVREKPAWLAAPPVASLQPWHELDRWLRDHFVLPAAADDLRPDEPVQQDEAAQRHSRQRTHQHPRQLWLERSVAAPAGEPTTTSSPRQQWRIFVVSDDWPSFIPLPPPASAAQ, from the coding sequence ATGCCTATCGAGCCCGAAGCCCCGCCCCATGCATCGCCAGGTGCAGCCGAGTCATCGCCCCCTTTTGCCCAATGGGGGGACTCCCCCTGTGCGACCGGCTGCGACCTGCGCCGCGACTGCACGCACTACAGTCACCCGCGCGTCAGGGATATCGCCTGGCTTCTGAGTGCCCCGGACCTCTTGCAGCTTGCGCGTTATCCGCGCCCGTCCCTGGCGGCACTCGGGCTGGAGGATGATCGCGTCCGCCACCGCTGGCTGATGACACTGGAGCAGGCACCCCACGCGCTCGAGGCCGCCGTGAATGAGCGCCGCCACTACCGCCTGGGCCACTACCACGAGCTGCTCTGGCAATTCGTGCTGGCACACGCACCCGGCAGTCGCCTGCTGGCCAACAACCTCAGGATTTCCCAGGGCAAGATCACGCTGGGCGAGCTGGACATGCTCTATCTGGCGGCGCGAGACACGGCGCCCACGCACCTGGAGGTCGCGATCAAGTTCTATCTCGGCCTGCCCGAAGGCCCTGAAGCGGCCGACAGTCCGGCACGCTGGATAGGCCCCGGCGGCGCCGACAGCCTCGCCATCAAGTATCAGCGCAGCCTTAAGCATCAATTGCCCCTCGCCTATACCGAGCGCGGACAGCAGACGATAAGCCAGGCACTGGCCAGACAAGCACTGACCAGACAGGCAGGCGCGAGCGAGACGAACTCACCGCTGGCAGAAGATCCACCTGCCCCGCTGCTTGCAGGCCAGCAACTGGCATTGCCCGGTTGCCTGTTTCGCCCCTGGCAGCCAGACCAGGCGCCTGCCGACTGGCTGCCCCCGCCCCGCCATTGCCATCCCGAGAGTGCGCGCCAGGCCGGCTGGTGGATAAGCGTCAGCCAGTTTGCTGCCTTCTGTCAGACCCTCGAGGCCTCCCCGATGCATGGTGGCCCGCTGCTGGGCTGCGTCAGGGAAAAACCTGCCTGGCTGGCCGCCCCGCCCGTGGCGTCGCTACAACCATGGCATGAACTGGACCGCTGGCTGCGCGATCACTTCGTACTACCTGCCGCCGCTGACGACCTCAGGCCGGACGAACCGGTTCAGCAAGACGAGGCGGCTCAGCGGCACAGCCGCCAGCGCACGCATCAACACCCCCGCCAGCTGTGGTTGGAGCGCAGCGTGGCGGCGCCTGCCGGCGAGCCGACCACCACCAGCTCACCCCGCCAGCAATGGCGCATCTTCGTGGTGTCGGACGACTGGCCGAGCTTCATTCCACTACCACCCCCAGCGTCTGCCGCGCAGTGA
- a CDS encoding haloacid dehalogenase type II gives MMVRGKLKKVAGSLMLGVGLMSGSVMAGDVVEKPKVLIFDVNETLLDLASMRSSVGEALGGREDLLPLWFSTMLHYSLVSTVTRDYHDFSQIGVASLRVVAENNGVELTDEQAKKAIITPLLTLPPHPDVKEGLARLKAEGYKIVSLTNSSNKGVQAQFENAGLLPYFDARYSIEDIQIYKPDLRSYEWVLDKLDVEPEEAMMVAAHGWDVAGAKEAGLQTTFIARPGKALFPLSKRPDHVVKDVNELADILQ, from the coding sequence ATGATGGTGCGCGGAAAACTCAAGAAAGTGGCAGGTTCATTGATGTTGGGTGTTGGTTTGATGTCAGGGAGTGTGATGGCGGGTGATGTCGTCGAAAAGCCCAAGGTGCTGATCTTCGATGTCAATGAAACGCTGCTGGATCTTGCCTCGATGCGCAGTTCCGTCGGTGAGGCACTGGGGGGAAGAGAAGACCTGCTGCCTCTGTGGTTCTCGACCATGCTGCATTATTCTCTGGTGTCTACCGTGACCCGGGATTACCACGACTTCAGCCAGATCGGTGTCGCATCGTTGCGGGTGGTCGCGGAGAACAACGGTGTCGAACTGACGGATGAGCAGGCGAAGAAGGCCATCATCACCCCGTTGCTGACACTCCCGCCTCACCCTGATGTCAAGGAAGGTCTGGCCAGGCTGAAGGCTGAAGGCTACAAGATCGTCAGTCTGACCAACTCGTCCAACAAGGGCGTCCAGGCGCAATTCGAAAATGCGGGATTGCTGCCGTATTTCGATGCGCGCTACAGCATTGAAGATATCCAGATCTACAAGCCGGACCTGCGTTCCTATGAATGGGTGCTGGACAAGCTGGATGTCGAACCCGAGGAAGCCATGATGGTCGCGGCACATGGCTGGGATGTCGCCGGCGCCAAGGAGGCGGGCTTGCAGACCACGTTCATCGCCCGCCCGGGCAAGGCCCTGTTCCCGCTGTCAAAGCGGCCGGATCACGTCGTGAAGGATGTGAACGAACTGGCCGACATTCTGCAATAG
- a CDS encoding competence protein ComFB, translating to MGDSPHHQEAIHMESAGVHNYMEQLVLDQLRLHPDSHTMDVDSREDVACIALNQLAPRYIRHDVDMAFYMAPAEQELLEERVSMALQEAFDKVRSMPRHG from the coding sequence ATGGGAGATAGCCCCCATCACCAGGAGGCAATACACATGGAAAGCGCAGGCGTACACAACTACATGGAGCAGCTGGTGCTCGACCAGCTGCGCTTGCACCCCGATAGCCACACCATGGATGTCGACAGCCGCGAAGACGTGGCCTGCATCGCGCTCAATCAGCTGGCGCCCCGCTATATCCGCCATGACGTCGACATGGCGTTCTACATGGCGCCCGCCGAGCAGGAGCTGCTGGAAGAGCGCGTCTCGATGGCGCTTCAGGAAGCCTTCGACAAGGTGCGTTCGATGCCCCGCCACGGCTAG
- a CDS encoding carboxylesterase gives MSDASQQHGHRAPQIIEPSAQADACVIWLHGLGADGSDFVPVVPALGLPENHGVRFVFPHARELAVTVNGGMRMPAWYDILEMNLGRRVDEVQLRESAAYVHALIEEQIAQGIASERIILAGFSQGGAVVYEAALSCERPLGGLLALSTYFATSATIAPSAANQGLAISVHHGTHDDIVPLALGEAGAESARALGHPLEWQTWPMAHAVCLEEIEAIGEWFKARLLA, from the coding sequence ATGAGTGACGCATCACAGCAGCATGGCCACCGTGCCCCTCAGATCATCGAGCCGAGCGCCCAGGCGGATGCCTGCGTGATCTGGCTGCATGGTCTGGGGGCTGACGGCAGTGATTTCGTGCCCGTGGTGCCTGCGTTGGGTCTGCCCGAGAATCACGGCGTGCGTTTCGTCTTCCCGCATGCGCGCGAACTGGCCGTGACCGTCAATGGCGGCATGCGCATGCCAGCCTGGTACGACATTCTCGAGATGAATCTCGGGCGGCGTGTCGATGAGGTGCAGCTGCGTGAATCCGCGGCCTACGTGCATGCCTTGATCGAGGAGCAGATCGCCCAGGGCATCGCCAGTGAGCGTATCATTCTGGCCGGCTTTTCCCAGGGTGGTGCGGTGGTCTATGAGGCGGCGTTGAGCTGCGAGCGCCCGCTGGGCGGCCTGCTGGCGCTCTCGACCTATTTCGCGACCAGCGCGACCATTGCGCCGAGCGCCGCCAATCAGGGCCTGGCCATCAGTGTCCATCACGGTACCCACGACGATATCGTGCCGCTGGCACTGGGCGAGGCGGGCGCCGAGAGTGCGCGTGCGCTGGGTCATCCGCTGGAATGGCAGACCTGGCCGATGGCGCACGCCGTGTGTCTCGAGGAAATCGAGGCGATCGGTGAGTGGTTCAAGGCGCGTCTGCTGGCCTGA
- a CDS encoding DMT family transporter — MSYLIGVTALWAFSFSLIGVYLSGQVDSYLAVLTRIALACLIFAPFMRPRAISGRLRFQLMAIGAIQLGLMYIFFYRSFLLLPVPEVLLFTIFTPIYITLLDDLMNKRLSPFYLLTAAIAVLGAAIIRYDGVSDGFWLGFAVVQGANLCFAIGQVAYRQVAPQLPADVAHRHVFGWFYLGALALVIVMFLLFGSTDKLPSQPVHFVVLGWLGIVASGLGYFLWNKGATRVDAGTLAIMNNALIPAGLLVNLLIWNRDADLARLALGGAVIVAALVINQMWARRREQALRMA, encoded by the coding sequence ATGTCCTACCTGATTGGTGTCACGGCCCTCTGGGCCTTCTCGTTTTCCCTGATCGGCGTCTATCTGTCTGGTCAGGTCGATAGCTATCTGGCCGTACTGACGCGTATCGCGCTGGCGTGCCTGATCTTCGCGCCGTTCATGCGCCCGCGGGCGATCAGCGGTCGTCTGCGCTTCCAGTTGATGGCCATCGGCGCGATCCAGCTAGGCCTGATGTACATCTTCTTCTATCGCTCCTTCCTGCTGCTGCCCGTGCCGGAAGTGCTGCTGTTCACCATCTTCACGCCTATCTACATCACCTTGCTCGATGACCTGATGAACAAGCGCCTGTCGCCATTCTACCTGCTGACCGCCGCGATTGCGGTGCTGGGTGCGGCGATCATTCGCTACGACGGGGTCAGTGACGGCTTCTGGCTCGGCTTTGCGGTCGTGCAGGGCGCCAATCTGTGCTTTGCCATCGGGCAGGTGGCCTACCGTCAGGTCGCTCCGCAGCTGCCGGCGGATGTCGCCCATCGCCATGTGTTCGGCTGGTTCTATCTCGGCGCGCTGGCGCTGGTGATCGTGATGTTCCTGCTGTTCGGCAGTACCGACAAGCTGCCGTCGCAGCCGGTGCACTTCGTGGTGCTGGGCTGGCTGGGCATCGTGGCCTCGGGGCTGGGCTATTTCCTGTGGAACAAGGGCGCGACGCGAGTCGATGCCGGCACGCTGGCGATCATGAACAACGCGCTGATACCGGCGGGCCTGCTGGTCAATCTGCTGATCTGGAACCGCGACGCCGACCTGGCGCGTCTGGCGCTGGGTGGGGCGGTCATCGTGGCGGCACTGGTGATCAACCAGATGTGGGCGCGTCGCCGCGAGCAGGCGCTGCGCATGGCCTGA
- a CDS encoding PLP-dependent aminotransferase family protein has translation MSSAEHASSASRPSLAGDAINSTTSSTASSGATAATLPRYQQLVERLKAQMATGKLSAGQRLPSLRRQAAQAGLGLNSVIRAYGELEAAGLIIAEPRAGYRVAPSTQAAHDTDDLNTGSQNSPTSSRHPRESQHGQRESHHRPRAITTLTISDPAWQAMANASDPRLAPLGAAHPELDAPAVRRLYRLARTQLGAHAQHPSAYALPPGSSALRTAIAQHLSHHGHPCDSDALLISQGAQHGMSLLLGQLRATKGRCRVGVEAPGYFGIVAAIEAQGHQAIAIPARAHQGLDVAALERLLERHDDKTPALTLDALIVTADGHNPLGGQLSTPDRHRLLALAARHAILLVENTTFAELSFDTRQPWLADLAHRHADRPMPALISLGSFSKTLDPRTRCGWLWLSRPEQESPLGLQAMIRARWANGMGDMPWMHAALSELITSGDYGRHVQRMRRCYAKRLERLRAHLSAALGDSVWLPPPSGGYLQWCGLPSLEARQLEQLHQDLLNAGIATLPGSLFNVEQSGLRLNAAQLGEEATQNAARSSDEIPRQQDILARLTTHLQKALAQGEG, from the coding sequence ATGTCATCCGCCGAGCACGCTTCGTCCGCCAGCCGCCCTTCGCTTGCCGGCGACGCCATCAACTCAACCACCAGCTCAACCGCCAGCTCAGGCGCCACAGCCGCGACGCTGCCGCGCTATCAACAGCTGGTCGAGCGACTCAAGGCCCAGATGGCGACGGGCAAACTGAGCGCGGGACAGCGCCTGCCTTCGCTCAGGCGGCAGGCGGCGCAGGCGGGGCTCGGCCTCAACAGCGTGATCCGTGCCTATGGCGAGCTGGAGGCGGCGGGCCTGATCATCGCCGAACCGCGTGCCGGCTATCGGGTCGCGCCATCGACGCAGGCTGCTCACGACACGGATGACCTGAATACCGGCTCACAGAACAGCCCGACTTCATCACGCCACCCTAGGGAGTCGCAGCACGGGCAGCGGGAGTCACATCACAGGCCGCGCGCCATCACCACACTCACCATCAGTGACCCGGCCTGGCAGGCGATGGCGAATGCCAGTGATCCGCGCCTGGCGCCGTTGGGCGCCGCTCATCCGGAGCTGGACGCCCCCGCCGTGCGCCGCCTGTATCGTCTGGCGCGCACTCAGCTCGGGGCGCATGCCCAGCACCCCAGCGCCTATGCCCTGCCGCCGGGCTCGAGCGCGCTGCGCACTGCCATCGCCCAGCACCTCAGCCACCACGGCCATCCCTGTGACAGCGATGCCCTGTTGATCAGCCAGGGGGCGCAGCATGGCATGTCACTGCTGCTCGGCCAGCTGCGTGCCACTAAGGGCCGCTGTCGGGTCGGCGTCGAAGCGCCGGGCTATTTCGGTATCGTGGCCGCCATCGAAGCCCAGGGTCATCAGGCGATCGCCATTCCTGCCCGCGCGCACCAGGGACTTGATGTCGCGGCGCTCGAGCGTCTGCTCGAACGTCATGATGACAAGACGCCCGCCCTGACGCTGGATGCGCTGATCGTGACCGCGGATGGCCATAATCCCCTGGGCGGACAGCTGAGCACGCCAGATCGCCACCGCCTGCTGGCACTGGCGGCACGCCACGCCATCCTGCTGGTCGAGAACACCACCTTTGCCGAGCTGAGCTTCGATACCCGCCAGCCGTGGCTGGCCGACCTCGCCCACCGCCATGCCGACAGGCCGATGCCTGCGCTGATCAGTCTCGGATCATTTTCCAAGACGCTGGACCCCCGCACCCGCTGCGGCTGGCTGTGGCTGTCACGACCCGAGCAGGAGTCACCACTGGGGCTGCAGGCGATGATTCGGGCACGCTGGGCCAATGGCATGGGCGACATGCCGTGGATGCATGCCGCCCTGAGCGAACTGATCACCAGCGGGGATTACGGCCGCCACGTGCAGCGCATGCGACGCTGCTATGCCAAGCGCCTGGAGCGTCTGCGCGCGCACCTGAGCGCAGCGTTGGGCGACAGCGTCTGGCTGCCACCACCAAGTGGCGGCTATCTGCAATGGTGTGGCCTGCCAAGCCTTGAGGCGCGCCAGCTGGAGCAGTTGCATCAGGACCTGCTGAACGCAGGCATCGCCACCCTGCCCGGCAGCCTGTTCAATGTCGAACAATCGGGCCTGCGTCTGAATGCAGCCCAGCTCGGCGAGGAAGCGACTCAGAACGCTGCACGGTCCTCTGACGAGATTCCCCGCCAGCAGGACATACTGGCGCGCCTCACCACTCACCTGCAAAAAGCCCTCGCACAGGGCGAGGGCTGA
- a CDS encoding sodium:proton antiporter translates to MADTLFNDVMILLGASVVAAALFRRLHLPPVLAYLAVGFLVGPHLAGWIGRPEELAFLSEFGLVFLLFSLGLEFSVPRMRALKTTVFGLGACQVAVCSGLFWALGSALGLSPAAALVAAGALGLSSTAIVTRELARWNELDSPHGHAAVGVLLFQDLAALLFLILIPAMAGDGSRLLSDLGLMLIKGLGLVAVMLMIGKWVLPLVFQEISRARSEELFVLTVLLVALFSAWLTHSLHLSMALGAFLAGMMLGESHFRHQIEADIRPFRDILLGLFFVSVGMLLDPQVLLAQWYWVVIGVACLLATKALLITGLARLSGRPLDSALRTGLVLSQGGEFGFALLALASQQRLMDNETVGLVVAIIIGSLVVTPSLIRHNQQLTRRLCRSTTPTQENPHTTAELSAATAPLSGHVIVCGFGRVGQTVGRFLTQEKLEWIAIDADPIRVHEAASAGEPVVFGDAQRLEILRALGIERARQVVITVNQLSHALAILRSIQPLELENLKVLVRTQDDADLETYKAAGATEVIPEVLEGSLMLVSHVLVNLEVPFRRVARSIQNAREARYSMLHGYFHGQQSQLTDKRGNPLLRRHPLTLTADAWACGRRLDDIALPEVCGILVSRVVRASGENLEEPTGDLMLACGDTLVLSGLADHIEEAETRLLTG, encoded by the coding sequence ATGGCAGACACGCTGTTCAATGATGTGATGATACTGCTGGGAGCCTCGGTAGTGGCCGCGGCGCTGTTCCGCCGCCTGCATCTGCCGCCGGTACTGGCCTATCTGGCGGTCGGCTTTCTGGTCGGCCCTCATCTGGCGGGCTGGATCGGTCGCCCGGAAGAACTCGCCTTCCTGTCGGAATTCGGGCTGGTATTTCTGCTCTTCTCGCTCGGCCTCGAATTCTCGGTGCCGCGCATGCGCGCGCTCAAGACCACGGTGTTCGGGCTGGGTGCCTGTCAGGTGGCGGTATGCAGTGGCCTGTTCTGGGCGCTGGGCTCGGCGCTTGGCCTGTCACCAGCGGCGGCGCTGGTCGCGGCCGGCGCGCTGGGGCTTTCCTCCACCGCCATCGTCACGCGGGAACTGGCGCGCTGGAATGAGCTGGACAGCCCCCACGGCCACGCCGCCGTGGGCGTGCTGCTGTTCCAGGATCTCGCCGCCCTGCTGTTCCTGATCCTGATTCCGGCCATGGCCGGTGATGGCAGCCGGCTGCTCAGTGACCTGGGCCTGATGCTCATCAAGGGGCTGGGGCTGGTGGCGGTGATGCTGATGATCGGCAAGTGGGTGCTGCCGTTGGTGTTCCAGGAAATCTCGCGCGCGCGCTCGGAAGAGCTGTTCGTGCTCACCGTGCTGCTGGTGGCGCTGTTTTCCGCCTGGCTGACCCACAGCCTGCACCTGTCGATGGCGCTGGGCGCCTTCCTGGCCGGGATGATGCTGGGCGAGAGCCACTTCCGCCATCAGATCGAGGCCGACATCCGGCCCTTCCGCGACATCCTGCTGGGGCTGTTCTTCGTCTCGGTGGGCATGTTGCTGGACCCGCAGGTGTTGCTGGCCCAGTGGTATTGGGTCGTCATCGGCGTGGCCTGCCTGCTGGCGACCAAGGCACTGCTGATCACCGGACTGGCGCGCCTCTCCGGCCGCCCGCTGGACAGCGCGCTGCGCACTGGTCTGGTGCTGTCCCAGGGCGGCGAATTCGGCTTCGCGCTGCTGGCACTGGCCAGTCAGCAACGCCTGATGGACAACGAGACCGTGGGCCTGGTGGTGGCGATCATCATCGGCTCGCTGGTGGTCACGCCGAGCCTGATTCGCCACAACCAGCAACTGACGCGTCGCCTGTGCCGCTCCACCACGCCCACCCAGGAGAACCCGCACACCACCGCGGAGCTGAGCGCCGCCACCGCCCCGCTCAGCGGCCATGTCATCGTGTGCGGCTTCGGGCGTGTCGGCCAGACGGTGGGGAGATTTCTCACGCAGGAGAAGCTTGAGTGGATCGCCATCGATGCCGACCCCATCCGCGTCCACGAGGCCGCCAGCGCCGGTGAGCCGGTGGTGTTCGGCGATGCGCAGCGTCTGGAAATCCTGCGCGCACTCGGTATCGAGCGCGCCCGTCAGGTGGTGATCACCGTCAATCAGCTCTCGCATGCGCTGGCCATACTGCGTTCCATCCAGCCGCTGGAACTCGAGAACCTCAAGGTGCTGGTGCGCACCCAGGATGACGCGGACCTCGAGACCTACAAGGCTGCCGGGGCCACCGAGGTGATTCCCGAGGTGCTCGAGGGCTCGCTGATGCTGGTCTCGCATGTGCTGGTCAATCTCGAGGTGCCCTTCCGACGCGTGGCGCGCTCGATCCAGAATGCACGTGAGGCGCGCTACAGCATGCTGCATGGCTATTTCCATGGACAGCAGTCCCAGCTGACCGACAAACGCGGCAACCCGCTGCTGCGGCGTCATCCGCTGACGCTGACCGCCGATGCCTGGGCCTGTGGCCGACGGCTGGACGACATCGCCTTGCCGGAAGTGTGTGGCATTCTCGTCTCACGCGTGGTGCGCGCCAGTGGCGAGAACCTGGAAGAACCCACCGGCGACCTGATGCTGGCGTGTGGCGATACACTGGTATTATCGGGATTGGCTGATCATATTGAAGAGGCGGAAACCCGCCTGCTGACCGGCTGA
- a CDS encoding amino acid ABC transporter ATP-binding protein, with translation MIAVRNLIKKFGGQAVLDGITLEVKQGEIIVVIGPSGTGKSTLLRCINFLEQPDAGEIQIGERKVEATHASRQDILGLRRSSAFVFQNYALFANKTALENIAEGLIVVNGWPKAKAHQRAREILERIGMSEKADAFPAALSGGQQQRIGIGRAMAAQAEVILFDEPTSALDPEWVDEVLELMKQLAVERQTMIVVTHEMQFAREVADRVIFMEGGRIVEQGPPSQLFSAPKDDRTRAFLRKVLDEVPPQCAEGI, from the coding sequence TGAAGCAGGGTGAGATCATCGTCGTCATCGGCCCTTCAGGCACCGGCAAGTCGACACTGCTGCGTTGCATCAACTTCCTCGAGCAGCCCGATGCCGGCGAGATCCAGATCGGTGAGCGCAAGGTCGAGGCCACGCATGCCAGCCGTCAGGACATACTGGGCCTGCGTCGCAGCAGTGCCTTCGTGTTCCAGAACTATGCGCTGTTCGCCAACAAGACGGCGCTGGAGAACATTGCCGAGGGCCTGATCGTCGTCAACGGCTGGCCCAAGGCCAAGGCGCATCAGCGAGCGCGCGAGATTCTCGAGCGTATCGGAATGAGCGAGAAGGCGGACGCCTTCCCGGCGGCTCTGTCCGGCGGTCAGCAACAGCGTATCGGCATCGGGCGCGCCATGGCCGCCCAGGCCGAGGTGATCCTGTTCGATGAGCCGACCTCGGCGCTGGACCCGGAATGGGTCGATGAGGTGCTGGAGCTGATGAAGCAGCTGGCGGTCGAGCGCCAGACCATGATCGTGGTCACCCACGAGATGCAGTTCGCGCGGGAAGTCGCCGACCGCGTCATCTTCATGGAAGGTGGGCGTATCGTCGAGCAGGGGCCGCCGAGCCAGCTGTTCAGTGCGCCGAAGGATGACCGCACGCGCGCCTTCCTGCGCAAGGTGCTGGATGAGGTGCCGCCACAGTGCGCCGAGGGCATCTGA
- a CDS encoding gamma-glutamylcyclotransferase, producing the protein MAYYFAYGSNMNPARVVARIGETRRAVHGWLEAHRLSFDKASRVEGIAHANVQPASGERVEGVLYELLEAEQITLMDPFEGRPHEYERFLHPIVTREGVIDAWVYVALPERTAEGLKPAREYLEHLLGGRDFLTPDYFTTLSGVEAVQGLDDATLAQLGLSRTTPR; encoded by the coding sequence ATGGCCTATTACTTCGCCTACGGCAGCAACATGAATCCGGCGCGTGTCGTGGCACGCATCGGCGAGACGCGACGGGCCGTGCATGGTTGGCTGGAAGCGCATCGCCTGAGTTTCGACAAGGCCTCCCGGGTCGAGGGTATCGCGCATGCCAACGTGCAGCCTGCGTCGGGCGAGCGCGTCGAAGGCGTGCTGTACGAGCTGCTCGAGGCCGAGCAGATCACGCTGATGGACCCCTTCGAAGGCCGCCCGCATGAATATGAGCGTTTCCTTCATCCCATCGTCACCCGCGAAGGCGTGATCGACGCCTGGGTGTATGTGGCGCTGCCCGAGCGCACCGCCGAGGGCCTCAAGCCGGCACGCGAATACCTGGAGCACCTGCTGGGCGGGCGTGACTTCCTGACGCCGGACTACTTCACGACGCTGAGCGGCGTCGAGGCCGTGCAGGGGCTGGATGACGCCACCCTGGCTCAGCTGGGCCTGTCGCGCACCACGCCGCGCTGA